CTCGCCGAGTGCTAACTTCAACTGCCAATCACGGCTTGCTATTGAGTGCAACCGTTGCTCATCAACTTGATGTTCTTCTATGTTTGCAGTTGACCAGTTCCCCGTTAGTACAAAAACAACATTCCCAAGGCTAATTTCACGCCCGTGAGAATCAGTAAGCCGGCCTCGTTCCATAGCTCGTTTAATATTTCCACGGATTAACATATCAGCTTCATCAATGTCCGAAAGAACTATCACAGAAGATGGGTTCCTACGAACCGCTTCAACGATCCGATCCAACACAGTTTTACCACGAAAGCCCATGTCTGTTTCCTCACCATCACGCCTTGACCCGAGGCATATAGTGATCGGGTTGGTCCCACTAACGTGCTCGGCTAAGACGGATGCCATCTTCTTCTTTGCCACTCGGTCAGGACCAACAAACAATAGCCACACACAACCCCTCAAACCACTATTTACTTTGCATTGTGTTATGGTTGTTGCTATAGTTGAAGCTGCCTCCGGCTGCCACCACGCCTTTTTCATTAAACCTTTAAGCAATTTCTTAAATGAGTCAGTATCTGCTGTATCTGCAAATTTAGCCTTTTGTGGTTCGGAAGAGATGCATCCTAGAAGGTCCTTAACAGTCAAATCCTCATTTTCTTTTGGAGCTGTGAGCTCTGAAGATTTCTTAGGTCCAAGAACAAGATCAGTACGAACGGGGCTCCTTGGAGGCTCTAAACGTGGCTGTTGCGCTGGTTGCAAAGCCTCTTGAAGACTTCTAGGAGGCTGTAACCGTGGCTGTTGACCCGGTAAACTTTGTGTTAGAAGCATGTTTGGCTTGTATCCCCCAGTCAAAGGTAAGGCCATTGGTACAATTCTATCTAATCTCGGAGATTGATTGTAATTTGGATGAAGTCGTAAACATGTATCACTCCATTTCTTCTGCAATTCTTGAATCCTCTGTTTCGAGACCACTTCTTGATCCTTAACCTACAAATataaccataaaataaataaccaaAAGAACACAATcaacctaaaacaaaaaaaaacatgtaaatacAAGACTAAATTCACAACTCACCTGTGGTTGATCCTTTGTTTTAACATTTTGCAGCCATTGAGGTAAACTACTCGTAGCTTCATCGGGCGGTTTTTCAACCTCCTTCAATTTCGCTAATTCTTGTTCATAATCATTTGAACATTTCGGACAGTATGGTGCCTTTCGGTTGGTATCCAAATTAATAGTCGTCGAAAAATTCTTCAATGGATTCAAAGACTCAACTGAACTACCAAGGACACCATTTGTTCCCATCCTATAATAACATAGTAAaaacaacttttataaatatataacttcaTATAGTGAATCTATAAGACTAAAACGATACCCTATGGTTCAATCACTAACAAACTAAACTAGAAATCAATACGAAAAACCGAATAATTTACCTTGAAAACATGGATGGAAGAGGTGATCTTGATGTAATTGGTACAGCTTGTAAATCCCAATCAGTTTCCATGGATGGATGATAAACTTGACACCTTAAATACGTCTCACAAGTAGCCGTCCCGATCAACCAAACTCTCCCCGCGAATTTCGATACTATTTTAGCCATTTCCGTAACGGATTCACGACCTACCGAAGACACGACCGTTGCAGGAGGTTGCTCAACTAACCATTTCAAGTCCCCCAGATCAATCACAGCACCTTTAGTAGTATCAGAGGTCGCGATTTTTTGATCAACAAAATCACCTAATTCCTTGATCTTATTCGGTATTAACGACTTATCAGACAGTGATACAAACTCTTTTCCAATTGAAATCACCTCAAAGCTTTTCAACTCTCCTACAAATTCACCCT
The sequence above is drawn from the Erigeron canadensis isolate Cc75 chromosome 4, C_canadensis_v1, whole genome shotgun sequence genome and encodes:
- the LOC122595068 gene encoding protein SUPPRESSOR OF MAX2 1, with amino-acid sequence MRTGLSTIQQTLTPEAATVLNHSISEAGRRNHGQTTPLHVASTLLASPTGFLRQACIRSHPNSSHPLQCRALELCFSVALERLPTSTSSPAVKEPPISNALMAALKRAQAHQRRGCPEQQQQPLLAVKVELEQLIISILDDPSVSRVMREASFSSPAVKSTIEQSLSLNNNNNTNNGNICVGGGGNPIQIPSTPGIGFRPSPVGSVPLNRNLYLNPLLKKNEESVSSAPRNVYLNPLLGNQVLNQPRNDDEVKRVIEIMTKPKKRNPILVGELEPETIRNEILKRVEKGEFVGELKSFEVISIGKEFVSLSDKSLIPNKIKELGDFVDQKIATSDTTKGAVIDLGDLKWLVEQPPATVVSSVGRESVTEMAKIVSKFAGRVWLIGTATCETYLRCQVYHPSMETDWDLQAVPITSRSPLPSMFSRMGTNGVLGSSVESLNPLKNFSTTINLDTNRKAPYCPKCSNDYEQELAKLKEVEKPPDEATSSLPQWLQNVKTKDQPQVKDQEVVSKQRIQELQKKWSDTCLRLHPNYNQSPRLDRIVPMALPLTGGYKPNMLLTQSLPGQQPRLQPPRSLQEALQPAQQPRLEPPRSPVRTDLVLGPKKSSELTAPKENEDLTVKDLLGCISSEPQKAKFADTADTDSFKKLLKGLMKKAWWQPEAASTIATTITQCKVNSGLRGCVWLLFVGPDRVAKKKMASVLAEHVSGTNPITICLGSRRDGEETDMGFRGKTVLDRIVEAVRRNPSSVIVLSDIDEADMLIRGNIKRAMERGRLTDSHGREISLGNVVFVLTGNWSTANIEEHQVDEQRLHSIASRDWQLKLALGEKRLKRRAHWLSGNDRLRRPRKESTLDLSLDLNLSVDYEEDRTDGSINSSNLTIDQEDENQQFSVMSVPHELVGPSDGAVVFKPVNFGNIRREIEKTVKNAFSTIVDEKIAIEVEEEAVENILGGLWFGRTSLEEWAEHVLIPSFHQLNNRLPSSTDDVVIRLESDRDSVQLGSGGDWLPSKISVMV